A stretch of the Salarias fasciatus chromosome 3, fSalaFa1.1, whole genome shotgun sequence genome encodes the following:
- the LOC115386031 gene encoding GTPase IMAP family member 4-like, with protein sequence MMSSEFLLNLHQFQMEATPLRVVLLGKTGSGKSKFGNALIGEPKFDVDDSANSGTSKCQAATKRNGEITVVDTPGFFDTSMDEAKLKPEIVKSITECSPGPHAFLIFLKVEKYTELEIQVITKIEKLFSDKAFKYAILVFTHGDQLPQGKTIKQFVSENKDLKELSEKCGGRCHVVDNKYWNNNQQDRYRNNQVQITQLLSTINQLVEQNGRECYTNELLQAVERNIREETERTGSREEAKKNVSDTFLKKTAGFDTEDLLAAFVGHPGKVALVVAVFLGVVIVAGPIAGVAVGVAAGAASGVAAGAAAGAAVGSVVGLAAGAGAAGATVRGVVAAARRRPAEYELVETDSVEEVEVYPAETTCESLNTQRKTKAE encoded by the exons ATGATGTCTTCTGAATTTCTTCTGAATTTGCACCAATTCCAAATGGAAG CAACACCACTGAGAGtcgtcctgctgggaaaaactgGATCAGGAAAAAGCAAGTTTGGCAACGCCTTGATCGGAGAACCTAAATTTGATGTGGACGATTCTGCAAACTCTGGTACAAGTAAATGTCAGGCAGCCACcaaaagaaatggagaaatcaCAGTGGTTGATACTCCTGGTTTCTTTGACACCAGCATGGATGAAGCAAAGCTCAAACCTGAGATAGTGAAGAGTATCACAGAGTGCTCACCTGGACCTCATgcttttctcattttcctcAAAGTGGAGAAATACACTGAGCTTGAGATCCAGGTGATTACTAAAATagaaaagttattttctgacaAGGCTTTTAAATATGCTATACTGGTCTTCACTCATGGTGACCAGCTTCCTCAGGGAAAGACGATCAAACAGTTTGTCAGTGAAAACAAGGATCTGAAAGAGCTTTCAGAAAAATGTGGTGGCCGCTGTCATGTTGTTGATAATAAATACTGGAACAACAACCAGCAAGATCGTTACAGAAACAACCAGGTCCAGATCACACAGTTGCTCAGCACAATCAATCAACTGGTGGAGCAAAATGGAAGAGAATGCTACACCAATGAGTTGCTGCAAGCAGTGgagagaaacatcagagaagaGACGGAGCGAACCGGATCCAGAGAGGAGgcaaagaaaaatgtctctGACACTTTCCTCAAGAAGACAGCTGGTTTTGACACAGAAGATTTGCTGGCAGCTTTTGTTGGTCATCCAGGAAAGGTTGCATTGGTTGTTGCAGTATTTCTTGGTGTTGTTATTGTTGCAGGACCAATTGCTGGAGTTGCAGTAGGGgtagctgctggagctgcttcaggggtagctgctggagctgctgctggagcagctgttgGATCTGTTGTGGGGTtagctgctggagctggtgcAGCAGGGGCAACTGTCAGAGGTGTTGTAGCAGCAGCTCGTAGACGTCCTGCGGAATATGAACTTGTTGAAACAGATTCAGTTGAAGAGGTTGAAGTGTATCCAGCCGAGACAACATGTGAATCattaaacacacagagaaaaacaaaggccGAATAG